The following proteins are encoded in a genomic region of Candidatus Rokuibacteriota bacterium:
- a CDS encoding ATP-binding protein, translating to MNLIELQRALRQLRCSGMAIGLEPRLLEAQTDRLAPIDFLSTLVQDELLRRQDRLLARRIQQAGFRDPGKTLDTFDFDFNKKMPRRLVFELATGRFVTQHEDGLFHGPPGTGKSHLAQAIGLAVIQQGHRVLYREAHVLLEELADAQLAGTRKPYLAQLTTVPLLVIDDLAMRKLPQTAAEDLLEIVMRRYEKASTLI from the coding sequence ATGAACCTCATCGAGCTGCAACGCGCCCTCCGGCAACTCCGCTGCTCCGGCATGGCGATCGGCCTCGAGCCGCGGCTCCTCGAGGCCCAGACCGACAGGCTGGCCCCGATTGACTTCCTCTCCACGCTCGTCCAAGACGAGCTCCTGCGCCGCCAGGACCGGCTCCTCGCTCGCCGGATCCAACAGGCCGGCTTCCGCGACCCGGGCAAGACGCTCGATACCTTCGACTTTGACTTCAACAAGAAGATGCCCCGCCGCCTCGTGTTCGAGCTCGCCACCGGCCGCTTCGTGACCCAGCACGAGGACGGACTGTTTCACGGGCCGCCCGGCACGGGCAAGAGCCACTTGGCGCAAGCGATCGGTCTCGCTGTGATCCAGCAAGGCCATCGCGTGCTCTACCGCGAAGCCCACGTGCTGCTCGAGGAACTCGCGGATGCCCAGCTGGCGGGCACGCGGAAGCCATACCTGGCGCAGCTCACCACCGTCCCGCTCCTCGTCATCGACGATCTCGCCATGCGGAAGCTGCCGCAGACCGCGGCCGAGGATCTCCTCGAGATCGTCATGCGCCGCTACGAAAAAGCGTCCACGCTGATCTAA